In Pseudovibrio brasiliensis, the following are encoded in one genomic region:
- the flhA gene encoding flagellar biosynthesis protein FlhA: MSQTVTGIAAPNSKRDIGFAVGIIFILSVLFLPMPTFMIDFGLAISVAFSVLILMVSLWIQRPLEFSSFPTILLIATMLRLALNIATTRVILANGHEGPLAAGYVINGFSQFVMSGDFVIGLIVFAILVTVNFLVITKGASRIAEVGARFTLDGIPGKQMAIDADLSAGMIDDKEAQRRRAELEEESSFFGAMDGASKFVRGDAVAGLIITVVNVLGGIIIGVTRYGMDLGEAADVFTKLSVGDGLVSQIPALIVSLAAGLLVSKGGTRGSAEQAVLGQLAGYPRALAVAALLLMLLSLLPGLPFLPFVLLGGALGFAAYIIPLRAEEARAEQAKAELQKVELEKEVKKESVKDSLELAEIEMRLGKQLTARLLAAKPEIGNRINKMRKKFAEQYGFVVPEIKVTDNLNLEPKSYEFRIHGTIVASENIKVGELMVIGGNRELPALPGTETREPAFGMQAMWIPTAFEHEVKRQGYTTVDNLSVVLTHLSEVIRNNLSQLLSYKDMRKLLDRLDPAYTRLIDDICPQHISYSGLQAVLKLLLAERISIRNLSLIMEAIAEIAPHARRPEQIADHVRIRMATQICGDIAGDGSLKVLRLGNRWDLAFHQALRRDTNGEVIEFDMEPQQVEEFARDSAEVIREHISSGQRFAVVVAPEARQYVRMITERMFPALPILSHLEVARGVDIEALGSIS; the protein is encoded by the coding sequence ATGTCTCAGACCGTGACGGGGATTGCTGCTCCAAACAGCAAACGTGATATTGGATTTGCAGTCGGAATTATCTTCATTCTGTCTGTACTGTTTCTCCCCATGCCGACGTTCATGATCGACTTCGGCCTTGCAATTTCAGTCGCGTTTTCCGTTCTCATTTTGATGGTGTCGCTGTGGATTCAGCGCCCGCTTGAGTTCTCTTCTTTTCCGACCATCCTCTTGATCGCAACCATGCTCCGGTTGGCGCTGAACATCGCGACAACCCGCGTCATTCTGGCGAACGGCCACGAAGGCCCACTGGCCGCTGGGTATGTGATTAACGGCTTCTCGCAGTTCGTCATGAGCGGCGACTTCGTGATTGGTCTGATTGTCTTTGCAATCCTCGTGACGGTGAACTTCCTCGTGATCACCAAAGGTGCGAGCCGTATCGCTGAGGTTGGTGCCCGCTTTACTCTGGATGGTATCCCGGGCAAGCAGATGGCGATTGATGCTGACCTGTCAGCAGGGATGATCGACGATAAAGAAGCGCAGCGCCGCCGTGCGGAACTGGAGGAGGAAAGCTCTTTCTTCGGTGCTATGGATGGTGCATCCAAGTTCGTGCGTGGTGACGCAGTCGCTGGCCTCATCATCACCGTTGTGAACGTACTGGGTGGTATCATCATTGGTGTGACCCGCTATGGCATGGATCTGGGCGAAGCAGCTGACGTCTTCACCAAGCTGTCCGTTGGTGATGGTCTTGTCTCGCAAATCCCGGCACTGATCGTATCGTTAGCAGCAGGTCTGCTCGTTTCCAAAGGCGGAACCAGAGGCTCTGCGGAGCAGGCTGTTCTTGGTCAGCTCGCGGGCTATCCGCGGGCGCTTGCGGTTGCTGCTTTATTGCTCATGCTGCTGTCATTGCTGCCAGGCCTTCCATTCCTGCCATTCGTTTTGCTTGGCGGCGCACTCGGCTTTGCTGCCTATATCATTCCACTGCGGGCGGAAGAAGCGAGAGCTGAGCAGGCGAAAGCTGAGCTCCAGAAAGTTGAGTTGGAAAAGGAAGTCAAGAAAGAGTCCGTTAAGGACAGTCTTGAACTTGCTGAAATTGAAATGCGCCTCGGTAAGCAGCTTACTGCGCGCCTGCTTGCGGCCAAGCCTGAGATCGGCAACCGCATCAACAAGATGCGTAAGAAGTTTGCTGAGCAATACGGCTTCGTGGTTCCGGAGATTAAGGTCACTGACAATCTCAATCTTGAGCCGAAAAGTTACGAGTTCCGCATCCACGGCACCATTGTCGCCTCAGAGAACATCAAGGTTGGCGAATTGATGGTCATCGGTGGCAATCGTGAACTACCAGCGCTCCCAGGCACAGAAACACGTGAGCCAGCTTTCGGTATGCAGGCCATGTGGATCCCGACTGCCTTTGAGCATGAAGTAAAGCGTCAGGGCTACACCACAGTCGATAACCTTTCCGTGGTGCTGACACACCTGTCTGAGGTGATCAGAAATAACCTGTCTCAGCTGCTCTCTTATAAGGACATGCGCAAGCTGCTGGATCGTCTTGATCCTGCTTATACCCGTCTGATCGATGACATTTGCCCGCAGCATATCTCGTATTCTGGCCTGCAGGCTGTATTGAAGCTGCTCCTGGCTGAGCGTATCTCCATCCGAAATCTGTCGCTGATTATGGAAGCGATTGCTGAGATTGCACCACACGCCCGCCGTCCGGAACAGATTGCAGATCACGTACGTATCCGCATGGCAACGCAGATCTGCGGTGATATCGCAGGTGATGGCAGCCTGAAGGTTCTACGCCTTGGCAATCGTTGGGATCTCGCATTCCATCAGGCACTGCGCCGCGATACCAATGGTGAAGTGATCGAGTTTGATATGGAGCCACAGCAGGTCGAAGAGTTCGCTCGCGACAGTGCAGAAGTTATCCGCGAGCACATTTCTTCAGGCCAGCGTTTTGCTGTGGTGGTTGCACCTGAAGCGCGTCAGTACGTGCGCATGATCACCGAACGTATGTTCCCGGCTCTGCCAATTCTTTCTCATCTGGAAGTGGCGCGCGGCGTAGATATCGAGGCATTAGGATCAATTTCGTGA
- a CDS encoding flagellar biosynthetic protein FliR has protein sequence MTLENAPEAILSVFVVFCRVGACLMAMPGFSSPRVMVQVRLFIAISATLAISPLILVLVEPIISAASLDELLRIIFVELLIGFLIAAFGRAFFGMLQMMAGAAANASSFNQPAPIVEEFQQLPPMAGLITLTATAMLFITGAHADVFIGLAESYQAIPVGGDFVPSAAVDQFSTKLMQGLLLALRITSPFLIYGIVVNLTLGLTNRLMPQMPVYFVALPVVVMGGLFVLWQIITELLRLFYAGLGDWLVLQ, from the coding sequence GTGACGCTAGAAAATGCTCCAGAGGCGATCCTAAGCGTCTTCGTGGTGTTCTGCCGCGTTGGAGCATGCCTCATGGCCATGCCAGGGTTCTCGTCACCTCGTGTCATGGTGCAGGTGCGTCTGTTCATTGCCATCTCGGCAACTCTGGCAATCTCTCCGCTCATTCTGGTGCTGGTGGAGCCAATCATATCTGCTGCATCTCTGGATGAGCTGCTGCGCATCATCTTCGTTGAGTTGTTGATCGGCTTTCTGATTGCTGCATTTGGGCGCGCTTTCTTCGGCATGCTGCAAATGATGGCAGGGGCCGCCGCCAACGCGTCCAGCTTTAACCAACCGGCGCCGATTGTCGAAGAGTTCCAGCAGCTACCACCTATGGCCGGTCTGATCACTCTGACAGCCACGGCGATGTTGTTCATCACCGGTGCGCATGCGGATGTCTTCATCGGATTGGCGGAGAGCTATCAGGCCATCCCGGTAGGGGGAGATTTTGTCCCGTCAGCCGCAGTTGATCAGTTTTCAACCAAGCTCATGCAGGGATTGCTGCTGGCTTTGCGTATCACCAGTCCATTCCTGATCTATGGCATTGTCGTGAACCTGACCCTAGGCCTCACCAACAGGCTCATGCCTCAGATGCCTGTTTACTTCGTTGCACTGCCTGTTGTGGTCATGGGTGGTCTCTTCGTTCTCTGGCAGATCATTACAGAACTACTACGTCTGTTCTATGCTGGTCTCGGAGACTGGTTGGTATTGCAGTAG
- a CDS encoding rod-binding protein, protein MAIQPVSDLVLDVINKADPTEVRAATRALKAPAVVSKDLPVSEPSWASSSFSRFMAEAESAKAKGQEGVEQLHSMANRYSEKLDNADLGEKLESAILQTFVKSMLPKEMETVYGGGTAGTMWKGLMAEQLANQLAKSGSVGLAEILLPDTIRPTLPKEEA, encoded by the coding sequence ATGGCCATTCAGCCTGTCAGCGACCTTGTTCTGGACGTTATTAATAAAGCGGATCCTACGGAAGTTAGAGCTGCCACCCGTGCGCTCAAGGCTCCCGCCGTTGTTTCAAAAGATCTTCCTGTTTCTGAACCGTCCTGGGCCTCCAGCAGTTTCTCCAGATTTATGGCAGAAGCTGAGAGCGCCAAGGCGAAAGGGCAGGAGGGTGTTGAGCAACTCCACTCAATGGCCAATCGCTATTCCGAGAAGCTGGATAACGCCGATCTTGGTGAAAAGCTTGAAAGCGCAATCCTCCAGACTTTCGTGAAGTCCATGCTGCCGAAGGAAATGGAAACCGTTTACGGTGGCGGAACAGCTGGAACCATGTGGAAGGGCCTGATGGCTGAGCAGCTTGCCAACCAGCTGGCCAAATCCGGTTCCGTCGGCCTGGCTGAAATACTCCTGCCAGATACCATCCGTCCAACTCTCCCTAAAGAAGAGGCATAA
- a CDS encoding flagellar basal body-associated FliL family protein encodes MLKVLVTGVWICLVTVVAAYFTALYKTDFDPMLQKNAHLEGLDYQSTPTINVPVLEDGKIHGYIVAQFVFTVDSELLAKLAVPPHAFIVDEAFRLIYSKADKEFAQLKKSDLKQLTEEVRDRVNERFATDIVQDVLIQDFTFHVPASLRDNIMENAAQQAAAS; translated from the coding sequence ATGTTGAAAGTTCTCGTAACCGGAGTTTGGATTTGTCTTGTAACGGTTGTTGCAGCGTATTTCACTGCACTCTATAAGACCGATTTTGATCCGATGCTGCAAAAAAATGCGCATCTGGAAGGCTTGGATTATCAAAGCACCCCAACGATCAACGTGCCGGTGCTCGAAGACGGTAAGATCCACGGTTACATCGTAGCTCAGTTTGTTTTCACCGTTGATAGTGAACTGCTTGCCAAGCTTGCCGTTCCACCACATGCATTTATTGTCGATGAAGCCTTCCGCCTGATTTACAGCAAGGCAGATAAGGAATTCGCTCAGCTGAAGAAGTCCGATCTGAAGCAGCTGACGGAAGAGGTTCGCGATCGCGTCAATGAGCGCTTCGCAACCGACATCGTGCAGGACGTCCTCATTCAGGACTTCACCTTCCACGTGCCTGCGAGTTTGAGGGACAACATCATGGAGAATGCTGCACAGCAGGCAGCGGCTTCCTGA
- a CDS encoding GntR family transcriptional regulator, with product MAIEQILATHKKESLADKAYRLIEELIVNLDLAPGMALTEGDLCERTGIGRTPVREAIKRLSTEGLIVIRPRKGLFVSEIETSEYVLVLETRKPLEQLLVASAVERATAEEREALHQCAEEILAQARAGDVKGYLRADKVFDEVLCAVSRNPFTARAVAPLQTMSRRAWSAFRGAEKLEDSAIRHHKLAEALANNDAEKAEAATVEMMDHLTNFAVKQAEKAGDSV from the coding sequence ATGGCTATTGAGCAGATTCTGGCGACCCATAAAAAGGAGAGCCTTGCTGATAAAGCTTATCGTCTGATTGAAGAGTTGATTGTCAACCTTGATCTTGCCCCGGGCATGGCCCTGACTGAAGGCGACCTTTGCGAACGGACCGGCATTGGCCGGACACCTGTGCGCGAGGCAATCAAACGCCTCTCAACCGAGGGCCTTATCGTTATTCGCCCGCGCAAGGGCCTGTTTGTTTCTGAAATTGAAACCTCCGAGTACGTGCTGGTTCTGGAAACCAGAAAGCCTCTGGAGCAGCTTTTGGTCGCTTCTGCAGTAGAGCGTGCCACAGCTGAAGAGCGCGAAGCGCTCCACCAGTGTGCCGAGGAAATCCTCGCACAGGCACGTGCAGGCGACGTGAAGGGCTACCTACGCGCTGACAAGGTGTTTGATGAAGTGCTCTGCGCTGTGTCCCGTAACCCGTTTACAGCACGCGCTGTGGCTCCTCTGCAGACTATGAGCCGCCGGGCATGGAGTGCCTTCCGCGGTGCTGAGAAGCTTGAAGATTCTGCTATTCGTCACCACAAGCTGGCTGAAGCATTGGCAAACAACGATGCTGAGAAGGCTGAGGCTGCAACTGTTGAGATGATGGATCACCTGACCAACTTTGCTGTGAAGCAGGCTGAAAAGGCTGGCGACAGCGTTTAA
- a CDS encoding SlyX family protein has translation MTKSLEERIDHLEVHVAHQNETIETLNDVVSNQAQVIDRLVSALGQMKDHLLDIQELVEQSPANQKPPHY, from the coding sequence ATGACTAAGAGTCTTGAGGAACGGATCGATCATCTGGAAGTGCATGTTGCGCACCAGAATGAAACGATCGAAACGCTCAATGATGTGGTTTCCAATCAGGCACAGGTAATTGACCGACTCGTCTCAGCACTGGGACAGATGAAAGATCACCTGCTTGATATTCAGGAGCTGGTTGAACAGTCACCAGCAAACCAAAAGCCTCCACATTACTGA
- a CDS encoding MerR family transcriptional regulator, translated as MSERREETRNPLEEAEKASGRSDQELFGIGDLAEEFEISTRSIRFYESKGLISPQRVNGVRIYNRKDRARLALILRGKAIGSSLSEIKHFLDLYGQHGEGHRQQLEYLGSRTGEVLKELSARKEALEVTISEIQSIHDECMAKLSEE; from the coding sequence ATGTCTGAAAGAAGAGAAGAAACGCGAAACCCTCTCGAGGAAGCGGAAAAAGCCAGCGGACGTTCTGATCAGGAACTGTTTGGCATTGGTGATCTGGCTGAAGAGTTTGAGATTTCTACCCGCTCCATTCGCTTTTATGAGAGCAAGGGCCTGATCTCACCTCAACGCGTGAATGGCGTACGGATCTATAACCGTAAGGATAGGGCGCGTCTGGCGTTGATCCTGCGTGGTAAGGCTATTGGTTCCTCTCTCTCCGAAATCAAGCACTTCCTTGATCTCTATGGTCAGCACGGGGAAGGGCACCGTCAGCAACTTGAGTATCTGGGATCGCGCACAGGCGAAGTGCTCAAAGAGCTAAGTGCGAGAAAAGAAGCATTGGAAGTTACGATCTCTGAGATCCAGTCCATACATGATGAATGTATGGCAAAGCTCTCTGAAGAATAG
- a CDS encoding ABC transporter substrate-binding protein: MSLKKSLLLGGSLFAAAVVAGPVMAKTLVYCSEGSPEGFTPSLYTAGTTFDASARQIYNKLVEFKPGTTEIVPALAESWEVSDDGKEYTFHLRKGVKFHTTKWFTPTRDFNADDVIFSFDRQDNKDNPYHNVSGGTYEYFNAMDMPDLIDSIEKVDDYTVKFKLTRPEAPMIANLAMGFASIQSAEYADAMLNSKETFDQKPVGTGPFQLVAYQKDALIRYKANPDYWRGKAPLDNLVFAITPDASVRYQKLAAGECHVMAYPNPADLEAMSKDPNITLLQQEGLNVGYLAYNTQQAPFDNPKVRKALNMAINKQAILDAVFQGVGQVAKNPIPPTMWSYNNEVVDDPYDPEAAKAALEAEGVTDLEMKIWAMPVQRPYNPNARRMAELLQADFAKVGVDVEIVTYEWGEYLKRSADEKRDGAVLLGWTGDNGDPDNFLAVLLSCDAVGGSNRAQWCNDEFNDLVEKAKQVSDVDERTRLYEEAQVVFKREAPWATIAHSLVSEPISVRVENYKIDPLGGHYFYGVDLK; the protein is encoded by the coding sequence ATGTCCTTGAAGAAAAGCCTCTTGCTTGGTGGTAGCCTGTTCGCAGCAGCAGTTGTGGCTGGTCCTGTAATGGCAAAAACTCTCGTGTACTGCTCTGAAGGGTCTCCGGAAGGCTTTACACCGTCTCTCTACACTGCAGGGACCACATTTGATGCAAGTGCGCGTCAGATCTACAACAAGCTGGTAGAGTTCAAGCCAGGTACAACCGAAATTGTTCCTGCACTGGCTGAAAGCTGGGAAGTTTCCGATGATGGCAAGGAATACACCTTCCACCTTCGCAAAGGTGTCAAATTCCACACCACAAAGTGGTTCACACCAACGCGCGACTTCAACGCTGATGATGTAATTTTTTCATTCGACCGTCAGGACAACAAAGACAATCCGTATCACAATGTGTCCGGAGGTACTTACGAGTACTTCAACGCGATGGACATGCCTGATCTGATCGACAGCATCGAAAAAGTTGATGACTACACCGTCAAGTTCAAGCTGACTCGTCCAGAAGCGCCAATGATCGCAAACCTGGCGATGGGCTTTGCTTCCATCCAGTCTGCCGAGTACGCAGACGCGATGTTGAACAGTAAGGAAACCTTCGATCAGAAGCCTGTTGGCACTGGTCCTTTCCAGCTGGTTGCTTATCAGAAAGACGCTTTGATCCGCTATAAAGCGAACCCGGATTATTGGAGAGGCAAAGCCCCACTGGACAATCTGGTGTTTGCAATCACTCCTGACGCATCCGTGCGCTACCAGAAGCTTGCAGCTGGCGAATGTCATGTGATGGCTTACCCAAATCCGGCTGATCTGGAAGCGATGTCCAAAGATCCAAACATCACCCTCCTGCAGCAGGAAGGTCTGAATGTTGGTTATCTGGCTTACAACACCCAGCAGGCGCCGTTTGATAATCCAAAAGTGCGTAAAGCGCTGAACATGGCGATTAACAAACAGGCCATTCTGGATGCAGTGTTCCAGGGTGTAGGGCAGGTTGCGAAGAACCCGATCCCACCGACCATGTGGTCCTACAACAATGAAGTTGTTGATGATCCATATGATCCGGAAGCTGCAAAAGCAGCGTTGGAAGCAGAAGGTGTCACAGATCTTGAAATGAAGATCTGGGCAATGCCTGTACAGCGTCCTTACAACCCGAACGCACGCCGCATGGCTGAGCTCCTTCAGGCTGACTTCGCAAAGGTCGGTGTTGACGTTGAGATCGTGACCTACGAATGGGGTGAGTATCTGAAGCGGTCTGCTGACGAAAAACGCGATGGCGCAGTTCTGCTGGGGTGGACCGGTGACAATGGTGATCCGGACAACTTCCTTGCAGTGCTTCTGTCTTGTGACGCTGTAGGCGGTTCAAATCGTGCACAATGGTGTAATGATGAATTTAATGATCTCGTTGAAAAAGCGAAACAGGTATCTGACGTAGATGAACGCACAAGACTTTATGAGGAAGCTCAGGTAGTATTCAAGCGTGAAGCGCCTTGGGCAACTATTGCGCATTCTCTCGTCTCTGAGCCTATTAGTGTTCGTGTTGAAAACTACAAGATTGACCCCCTCGGCGGTCATTACTTCTATGGTGTAGATCTGAAGTAG
- a CDS encoding ABC transporter permease subunit produces the protein MLRLIFKKLGLLVPTFIGVTLTSFFFIRLLPGDPILLLAGERGVSPERYNELMVQFGYDKPVWEQYLSYLGNLFQGDLGVSIVTKQPVLQEFMTLFPATVELSICAIIFAVVVGLPAGIIAAVKRGKTLDHTVMTTALVGYSMPIFWWGLLLIIFFSGILGWTPVSGRISLLYWIEPVTGFMLIDTLLSDEPGAFASAVSHLILPTIVLGTIPLAVIARQTRSAMLEVLDEDYVRTARAKGLSNFRVIGIHALRNALIPVITIIGLQIGVLFAGAILTESIFSWPGIGKWMVDSIFRRDYPVVQGGLLMIAAIVMIVNLIVDLMYGLINPKIRHTE, from the coding sequence ATGCTTCGTCTCATATTTAAAAAACTGGGTTTACTCGTCCCGACTTTTATCGGGGTTACATTGACCTCGTTCTTCTTCATTCGCCTGCTTCCGGGCGATCCAATTTTGCTTCTGGCTGGCGAGCGCGGTGTCAGTCCTGAGCGTTACAACGAGCTGATGGTCCAGTTCGGTTATGACAAACCGGTCTGGGAACAGTATCTTTCTTATCTGGGCAATTTGTTCCAGGGCGACCTTGGCGTATCTATCGTCACAAAACAGCCGGTTCTTCAGGAGTTTATGACCCTGTTTCCGGCAACTGTAGAGCTCTCCATCTGTGCGATTATCTTCGCCGTGGTTGTTGGTCTTCCTGCAGGTATTATCGCGGCAGTTAAACGCGGTAAGACTTTGGACCACACCGTGATGACAACAGCTCTCGTTGGGTATTCCATGCCAATCTTCTGGTGGGGCCTGCTGCTGATTATCTTCTTCTCCGGCATTTTGGGATGGACGCCGGTATCAGGACGTATCTCGCTGCTCTACTGGATCGAGCCGGTCACCGGCTTCATGCTGATCGATACGTTGCTCTCTGATGAGCCAGGTGCATTCGCATCCGCGGTAAGCCACCTGATTCTACCGACCATCGTTCTTGGCACGATTCCACTGGCTGTGATCGCTCGTCAGACACGATCTGCCATGCTGGAGGTTCTGGATGAAGATTATGTGCGTACCGCGCGTGCAAAAGGTCTGTCCAACTTCCGCGTGATTGGCATTCATGCTCTGCGCAATGCATTGATCCCTGTTATCACCATCATCGGCCTTCAGATCGGCGTTCTGTTCGCCGGTGCGATCCTGACTGAGAGCATTTTCTCATGGCCAGGCATCGGCAAGTGGATGGTTGATAGTATTTTCCGCCGTGACTACCCGGTCGTTCAGGGCGGTCTCTTGATGATTGCTGCAATCGTCATGATCGTGAACCTGATTGTGGACCTGATGTATGGTCTGATTAATCCGAAAATTCGGCATACGGAGTAA
- a CDS encoding ABC transporter permease subunit, which produces MADVTQNSAPDTRFELIVNFWRHFRTNKGAVAGLIFFVALVIIALGAVVIAPHSPIEQYRDALLLPPAWQEGGDWSYILGTDAVGRDLLSRLIYGSQFSLFIGVVVVSVALVVGVCLGLVAGTFGGWIDTIIMRIMDIILAFPSLLLALVLVAILGPSLINAMIAIAIVQQPYYVRLTRASVMSEMSREYVMAARVSGVGTLRLMFVTVLPNCMAPLIVQAALSFSTAILDAAALGFLGMGAQAPDPEWGTMLAESREFILRAPWVVTFPGIAILSTVLAINLIGDGLRDALDPKLKRS; this is translated from the coding sequence ATGGCTGACGTGACACAAAATTCCGCGCCGGATACCCGGTTTGAACTTATCGTCAACTTCTGGAGACATTTCCGCACCAACAAAGGGGCTGTTGCGGGTCTGATCTTCTTTGTCGCGCTTGTGATTATCGCACTTGGCGCTGTGGTCATCGCACCGCACTCACCAATTGAGCAGTACCGCGATGCGCTGCTGCTACCACCTGCATGGCAGGAAGGTGGGGACTGGTCCTACATTCTCGGCACTGACGCTGTTGGACGTGACCTGCTGTCCCGTCTGATCTACGGCAGCCAGTTCTCACTGTTCATCGGTGTGGTGGTTGTTTCTGTAGCGCTCGTTGTTGGCGTCTGTCTTGGTCTGGTGGCTGGTACGTTTGGTGGTTGGATCGATACCATCATCATGCGCATCATGGACATCATCCTGGCGTTCCCATCCTTGCTGCTTGCTCTGGTGCTTGTTGCAATCCTCGGTCCATCGCTCATCAATGCGATGATCGCGATCGCGATTGTTCAGCAGCCATACTACGTGCGTCTGACCCGTGCATCTGTGATGTCCGAGATGAGCCGCGAGTATGTGATGGCCGCACGCGTGTCCGGTGTTGGCACTCTGCGTCTGATGTTCGTAACCGTGCTGCCAAACTGTATGGCACCGCTCATCGTTCAGGCTGCACTGTCATTCTCCACCGCGATCCTCGACGCTGCAGCTCTCGGCTTCCTCGGCATGGGTGCGCAGGCTCCGGATCCGGAGTGGGGCACAATGCTTGCTGAATCCCGTGAGTTCATCCTGCGTGCGCCATGGGTCGTGACCTTCCCGGGTATTGCGATCCTGTCCACCGTGTTGGCGATCAACCTGATCGGTGATGGTCTGCGTGACGCACTCGATCCTAAGCTGAAGAGGAGCTGA
- a CDS encoding ABC transporter ATP-binding protein has protein sequence MALLEIENLTVEFDTVDGRFRALDGVSYSIEAGEVLAVVGESGSGKSVAMLAVMGLLANNGHLWADKLEFEGYDLLTMSAKQRREIIGKDISMIFQEPIASLNPCFTVGSQIDETLKEHTSMSRGERKARAIELLESVGMPEPAKALKKYPHQMSGGQCQRVMIAMAIACKPKLLIADEPTTALDVTIQKQILDLLLDLQHESGMGLIMITHDMAVVAETADRVIVQYKGKKMEEADVLSLFESPKNAYTKALLSALPENATGDRLPTVSDFHLGDGGAS, from the coding sequence ATGGCCCTTCTTGAAATTGAAAACCTCACAGTTGAATTCGACACAGTCGATGGGCGTTTTCGTGCTCTGGATGGTGTGAGTTATTCCATTGAAGCAGGCGAAGTGCTTGCTGTTGTGGGCGAGAGTGGCTCCGGTAAATCCGTCGCCATGCTTGCTGTGATGGGGCTTCTGGCAAACAACGGTCACCTATGGGCCGATAAGCTTGAGTTTGAAGGCTATGACCTTCTGACCATGTCTGCAAAACAGCGCCGTGAGATCATTGGTAAAGACATTTCCATGATCTTCCAGGAGCCAATTGCTAGCCTCAACCCATGCTTCACCGTGGGCTCTCAGATCGATGAGACTCTGAAAGAGCACACCAGCATGAGCCGTGGCGAGCGTAAAGCGCGCGCAATCGAACTTCTGGAATCGGTTGGGATGCCAGAGCCGGCAAAGGCTCTGAAAAAGTATCCGCACCAGATGTCCGGTGGTCAGTGCCAGCGCGTCATGATCGCCATGGCAATTGCCTGTAAGCCAAAACTGCTGATCGCGGATGAGCCAACCACTGCGCTCGACGTAACCATTCAGAAGCAGATCCTTGATCTTCTTCTGGACCTTCAGCACGAAAGTGGTATGGGTCTGATCATGATCACCCACGACATGGCCGTGGTGGCAGAAACTGCGGACCGCGTGATTGTGCAATACAAAGGCAAGAAGATGGAAGAGGCTGATGTCTTGTCTCTCTTCGAAAGCCCGAAAAACGCATACACCAAAGCTCTGCTGTCAGCGCTTCCGGAAAATGCGACAGGAGATCGTCTGCCAACGGTGTCTGATTTCCACCTTGGTGATGGAGGTGCATCCTAA
- a CDS encoding ABC transporter ATP-binding protein translates to MADDIILEARNLVREYRTKEGFFGKEHVNRALKGISFSLERGKTLAVVGESGCGKSTLARILTLIDPATEGELLIEGKPIDISKEKLSKDMRSKVQIVFQNPYGSLNPRQRIGDVLTEPLMINTDMTPAERRDKAMEMLVKVGLGPEHYSRYPHMFSGGQRQRVAIGRALVLNPSLLILDEPVSALDLSVQAQILNLLADLQDEFNLTYLFISHDLSVVRYIADKVMVMYFGEVVEYGTRDEVFGNPQHEYTRTLFNATPQADIAHIKARLAASQ, encoded by the coding sequence ATGGCTGACGATATCATCCTCGAAGCACGCAATCTGGTGCGTGAGTACCGGACCAAAGAAGGTTTCTTCGGCAAAGAGCACGTCAACCGAGCGCTGAAAGGCATCAGCTTCTCTCTGGAACGCGGCAAGACACTTGCTGTGGTCGGGGAATCCGGCTGTGGCAAATCCACACTCGCTCGTATCCTGACCCTGATCGATCCGGCAACCGAAGGTGAGCTCCTCATCGAAGGCAAGCCAATCGATATCTCCAAGGAAAAGCTGTCCAAGGACATGCGCTCCAAAGTGCAGATCGTGTTCCAGAACCCATACGGTTCTTTGAACCCGCGTCAGCGCATTGGGGACGTGCTCACTGAGCCGCTCATGATCAACACCGACATGACACCGGCAGAGCGTCGCGACAAAGCGATGGAGATGCTGGTCAAGGTTGGCCTTGGTCCTGAGCACTACAGCCGCTACCCGCACATGTTCTCCGGTGGTCAGCGTCAGCGTGTCGCTATTGGACGTGCTCTGGTACTCAACCCGTCACTGCTCATCCTTGATGAGCCAGTTTCAGCGTTGGATCTGTCCGTTCAGGCACAAATCCTGAACTTGCTGGCGGATCTGCAGGACGAATTTAACCTCACTTACCTGTTCATTTCTCATGATTTGTCCGTGGTGCGCTACATCGCAGACAAGGTGATGGTGATGTACTTTGGTGAGGTGGTTGAGTACGGCACCCGCGACGAAGTGTTTGGAAATCCTCAACATGAGTATACCCGTACACTCTTCAATGCGACGCCTCAGGCGGACATCGCGCACATCAAAGCGCGACTGGCTGCTTCTCAGTAA